From Pseudomonas hefeiensis, one genomic window encodes:
- a CDS encoding AraC family transcriptional regulator — protein sequence MCIDFNSDQSASDISRLAGSVSRLVPSEGDQITAITGLSLHRRKAITAPMHCIYGLGIGVTLQGRKQAMIGDEILTYAPGQSMVTCVDLPVISHVSQASVAKPFLGMMLRFDSTMVMQVAERMQLSQRMRDDAFRPITVRALDAGVLDALRRLIDLLEEPPLLETVAPLIKEEIIARLLSGAHAPQLLHVIAAGSPSQHIAKTVAWLKLNFRQALRMDDLAAQAHMSPSTFRLHFRTVTGMSPLQYQKQLRLQAARQLMLSQNVDASSAGGLVGYESASQFSREYSRLFGAPPQRDIKRIRL from the coding sequence GTGTGCATCGATTTCAACAGCGACCAGAGCGCCAGCGACATCAGTCGCCTGGCCGGCTCGGTCAGCCGGCTTGTGCCCAGCGAGGGCGACCAGATCACCGCCATTACAGGCTTGAGCCTGCATCGGCGCAAAGCAATCACCGCGCCGATGCATTGCATCTACGGCCTGGGCATCGGCGTGACCTTGCAAGGCCGCAAACAAGCCATGATCGGGGACGAAATACTCACTTACGCGCCCGGCCAGTCGATGGTGACGTGCGTGGATCTGCCGGTCATTTCCCATGTTTCCCAAGCCAGCGTCGCCAAGCCATTCCTGGGCATGATGCTGAGATTCGACAGCACGATGGTGATGCAGGTGGCCGAGCGCATGCAGTTGTCACAACGCATGAGGGACGACGCGTTTCGACCGATTACCGTACGGGCGCTGGATGCCGGGGTGCTGGACGCCCTGCGACGTTTGATAGACCTTCTGGAGGAGCCGCCGCTGCTTGAGACAGTGGCTCCGCTGATCAAGGAAGAGATCATCGCTCGCCTGTTGAGCGGTGCCCACGCGCCGCAGTTGCTGCATGTGATCGCTGCCGGATCACCCAGCCAGCACATTGCCAAAACGGTCGCCTGGCTGAAACTGAATTTTCGCCAGGCGTTGCGCATGGACGATCTGGCGGCACAAGCGCACATGAGTCCTTCCACGTTTCGCCTGCATTTTCGCACCGTGACCGGTATGAGTCCGTTGCAATATCAGAAGCAGCTGCGACTACAAGCCGCTCGGCAGTTGATGTTGAGCCAGAACGTCGACGCGAGCAGTGCCGGGGGCTTGGTTGGCTACGAAAGCGCCTCGCAGTTCAGCCGTGAATACAGCCGTCTCTTTGGGGCGCCGCCGCAGCGGGATATCAAGCGCATTCGCTTGTGA
- a CDS encoding sterol desaturase family protein codes for MNTTMLANPSAVVAGIFLAFILLELACSALRQSSGGRRDVLIEVIGSGILVAITFPAVMWLSGKLLSLVAPQLKDALVAIPWAVGFVLFLLLDDMTQYWWHRLTHRVPVLYALHRAHHSAPYMSVRIVYRNNSFYYMLMPGIWLSGMLIYLGLAPVYYVYLIIKMTVIFAAHSSVAWDDKLYGIRVLRPLVWLLERIISTPSTHSAHHGLTADDGVTHYKGNFGNLLFLWDVLFGTAKITRRRPPAYGIEHLSPISWQEELFWPLVRSRRTAPKTSARPEVTQ; via the coding sequence ATGAATACAACAATGCTCGCCAATCCTTCTGCAGTCGTGGCCGGGATATTCCTCGCCTTCATTTTGCTGGAACTTGCTTGCTCGGCCTTGCGCCAGTCATCGGGCGGCAGGCGTGACGTGCTGATTGAAGTCATCGGGTCCGGGATCCTGGTGGCAATCACCTTCCCCGCCGTCATGTGGCTGAGCGGCAAGTTGCTCAGCCTGGTTGCGCCACAATTGAAAGATGCGCTGGTGGCGATCCCGTGGGCCGTCGGGTTTGTGTTGTTCCTGCTGCTGGACGACATGACTCAATACTGGTGGCATCGCCTGACTCACCGGGTGCCCGTCCTCTACGCGTTGCATCGCGCCCATCATTCCGCGCCCTACATGAGTGTACGGATCGTTTACCGCAACAACAGCTTCTACTACATGCTCATGCCCGGTATCTGGCTGTCCGGCATGTTGATCTACCTGGGCCTTGCACCGGTCTACTACGTGTACCTGATCATCAAGATGACTGTGATTTTCGCCGCACACAGCAGCGTTGCGTGGGATGACAAGCTTTACGGCATTCGCGTATTGCGGCCTCTGGTCTGGCTTCTGGAACGGATAATTTCCACCCCGTCCACGCACTCTGCCCACCATGGCTTGACGGCCGACGACGGAGTCACTCATTACAAAGGCAACTTCGGCAACCTGTTGTTTCTATGGGATGTGCTGTTCGGCACGGCAAAGATCACACGTCGACGCCCGCCGGCCTACGGAATCGAGCATCTGTCACCGATCAGTTGGCAAGAGGAATTGTTCTGGCCCCTCGTGCGCTCACGCCGTACCGCGCCCAAGACCAGCGCACGACCGGAGGTGACGCAATGA
- a CDS encoding methyl-accepting chemotaxis protein yields MTSPVRFNDHYRKADRIMLGLLWLTFAYSLCLAFLHSTFSQALLVGATTCLLTTVLYRGLAGTRAMRCVIAVALMVMAALHINQTRGVIEFHFGIFVLLAVLTFYRDWLPIVVAAATIAIHHVSFHWLQHQGYPVFVMASHGGWSMIFLHAFYVVVESLILIYLANQTLADATDNQEVLDKVLAAATQLSSGADTHRVQGAKISSGERFDHFLQQVTNLVDGVVRDTRNLSDLGRDLSQVGQTLEDGARHQLDEVAQMSGAIGHLVQAMDNIAGHVDQTLQRSGQASEQVNRGRSTVDQTREEIVELAGRLNLTNETVQGLAEQAQQIGQVLDVINSIAEQTNLLALNAAIEAARAGEQGRGFAVVADEVRTLSQKTSASTTEIQQIIAKLQQGSRQAATAMQDSRDGVERCVSASQLASQLLHAVVEDIAVINHFNDLIASTTQEQSEASMGINERLQSVQAVAERNADNIGILTRSSQCLPPLAERLQVLGQAFHGKGGTA; encoded by the coding sequence ATGACATCGCCCGTGCGCTTTAACGATCACTACCGTAAAGCTGATCGCATCATGCTGGGGCTGCTCTGGCTCACTTTTGCCTACTCTCTGTGCCTGGCCTTCCTGCACTCCACCTTCAGCCAGGCGCTGTTGGTGGGGGCGACGACCTGCCTGCTGACCACCGTGCTTTATCGCGGCCTGGCCGGCACCCGCGCCATGCGTTGTGTCATCGCCGTGGCGTTAATGGTCATGGCGGCTTTGCACATCAACCAGACCCGTGGCGTGATCGAGTTTCACTTCGGGATTTTCGTACTGCTGGCGGTGCTGACGTTCTACCGCGACTGGCTGCCAATCGTCGTGGCCGCCGCAACCATCGCCATTCACCACGTCAGTTTTCACTGGCTTCAGCATCAGGGCTATCCGGTGTTCGTCATGGCGAGCCACGGCGGCTGGAGCATGATCTTCCTCCATGCATTTTATGTCGTGGTGGAAAGCCTGATCCTGATTTACCTGGCAAACCAAACCCTCGCAGACGCCACCGACAACCAGGAGGTGCTCGACAAAGTGCTGGCCGCCGCCACGCAGTTGAGCAGCGGTGCCGATACCCATCGAGTCCAGGGTGCCAAAATCTCCTCGGGCGAACGTTTTGACCATTTCCTCCAGCAGGTGACCAATCTGGTAGACGGCGTGGTACGCGATACCCGCAACCTTTCGGACCTGGGCCGGGACTTGTCCCAAGTCGGCCAGACGCTGGAAGACGGCGCCAGGCATCAACTGGATGAAGTGGCACAGATGAGCGGCGCGATCGGCCATCTGGTCCAGGCCATGGACAACATTGCAGGGCATGTCGACCAGACCCTGCAACGCTCCGGCCAGGCCAGCGAACAGGTCAACCGAGGGCGCAGCACCGTTGACCAGACCCGCGAGGAAATTGTCGAACTGGCAGGGCGCCTCAACCTGACCAACGAAACCGTGCAAGGCCTGGCCGAGCAGGCGCAACAGATCGGCCAGGTGCTGGACGTGATCAACAGCATCGCCGAACAAACCAACCTGCTGGCTCTCAACGCCGCCATTGAGGCCGCCCGGGCCGGAGAACAGGGGCGCGGGTTTGCGGTGGTGGCGGACGAAGTACGAACGCTGTCGCAAAAGACCTCGGCATCGACCACAGAAATCCAACAAATCATCGCCAAGCTGCAACAGGGCAGCCGCCAGGCCGCCACTGCCATGCAAGACAGCCGCGACGGGGTGGAACGTTGCGTATCCGCCAGCCAACTCGCCTCGCAACTGCTACATGCGGTGGTGGAGGACATCGCGGTGATCAACCACTTCAACGACCTGATTGCCAGCACCACCCAGGAACAGTCCGAGGCCTCGATGGGCATCAATGAGCGCTTGCAAAGTGTCCAGGCCGTGGCAGAGCGCAACGCCGATAACATCGGAATTCTGACTCGCAGCAGCCAGTGCCTGCCGCCGTTGGCGGAACGGTTGCAGGTGTTGGGGCAGGCGTTTCATGGCAAAGGTGGGACAGCCTGA
- a CDS encoding VOC family protein translates to MFSHIQIGARDLPAMVAFYDAVLGCLGLVRLPSENDSGPPGEGWHQPGKRWPQVFVQLPFNGLPATWGNGMQVSFAADSPQTVHAAWAKAIALGGTDEGPPGPRPQYSEGYFGAYCRDPEGNKLCFVYAPDMDE, encoded by the coding sequence ATGTTCAGTCACATACAGATCGGCGCGCGGGATCTACCAGCAATGGTCGCTTTTTATGATGCCGTGCTGGGTTGCCTGGGGTTGGTGCGCCTGCCCAGCGAAAACGACTCGGGCCCGCCGGGAGAAGGCTGGCATCAACCCGGCAAGCGTTGGCCTCAGGTGTTCGTGCAACTGCCGTTCAATGGTTTGCCCGCGACCTGGGGCAATGGCATGCAAGTGAGTTTTGCCGCCGATTCACCGCAAACCGTGCATGCCGCCTGGGCGAAGGCCATCGCCCTGGGCGGCACCGACGAAGGCCCGCCAGGCCCGCGCCCCCAGTACTCGGAAGGGTATTTCGGGGCGTATTGTCGGGATCCGGAGGGGAACAAGTTGTGCTTTGTTTATGCGCCGGATATGGATGAGTAG
- a CDS encoding (2Fe-2S)-binding protein encodes MSALNINGREYTVDVDPGTPILWTLRDTLGMTGTKFGCGAALCGACTVHLDGQAIRSCVTPISAAEGKKITTIEAATNGSDPVGTAVHEAWVKHDVAQCGYCQSGQIMSATAFLKAQPKGKQPTAAEIDSAMAGNICRCGTYARIRAAVADAAKTLA; translated from the coding sequence ATGAGCGCCCTCAACATCAATGGCCGTGAGTATACGGTCGACGTAGACCCAGGCACCCCGATTCTCTGGACCCTGCGCGACACGCTGGGCATGACCGGCACCAAATTTGGCTGCGGCGCCGCATTGTGTGGCGCCTGCACCGTTCACCTGGATGGTCAGGCCATTCGTTCCTGCGTGACGCCAATCTCCGCCGCCGAAGGCAAGAAGATCACCACCATCGAAGCAGCCACAAATGGCAGTGACCCGGTCGGCACCGCCGTGCATGAGGCCTGGGTCAAACACGACGTGGCGCAATGCGGCTACTGTCAGAGCGGTCAGATCATGAGTGCGACGGCGTTTCTCAAAGCCCAGCCCAAGGGCAAGCAACCTACGGCGGCCGAAATCGACTCGGCCATGGCTGGCAACATCTGCCGTTGTGGCACTTACGCCCGCATCCGCGCTGCTGTGGCAGATGCCGCCAAAACCCTTGCCTGA
- a CDS encoding xanthine dehydrogenase family protein molybdopterin-binding subunit: MLNEIFPDEIPHALRHMLERDQADGPTTLPRRSFLKIVGIGGLALGAFPHLALAQEADGAAVGPLKPTQQPSAFVQIAPNGEVTVTINRLEFGQGVQTSLPMILAEELDADWSLVRARNGNSDAAYQDPIFGMHLTGGSNSIKNSYTQYRELGARARAMLLAAAAARWNVDVASLNTQAGMVLGPAGRKASYGELAEAAMALPVPETITLKDPKDFRIIGQATTRIDSKAKSSGQQAFGIDMHLPGQLTAVVARPPVFGARIASLDDSAARATRGVKAVLRVPLDGGAEGVAVVADSYWQAKLARDALKVEWNANAVEKVDSEKQLVQYRELASQPGPLHFDADMTPLATAPHQLDAEFVFPYLAHAPMEPLNCTVQLAGDGAQLWVGTQFPGGDGAAAAKVLDLKPEQIRVNVQTAGGGFGRRGVPTNDSVVLACEVAKAARTAGVNAAIRTLWSREDDIKGGYYRPMHLHRARIGFDDSGKVLAWDHALVGQSIMTGTVFGGQVKNGIDPTATEGMRNPYPLPMRLTVHHPKLNVPVLWWRSVGSTHTAFVMETLIDEIARTTKQDPVAYRMKLFGDQSPRHRAALQLAVDKSEYGKRQLAAGHAWGVAVHESFSSVVAYVVEASVQNGRPVLHRATAGVHCNLVVNPRSVEAQVQGAALMGLSMCLPGGAVTLKDGVVQQSNFADFSVPRITDMPEFAVHIVPSAEPPTGMGEPGLPALAPAFANAIASLTGKPLRELPFKLA; this comes from the coding sequence ATGTTGAACGAGATTTTTCCAGACGAGATTCCCCACGCTTTGCGGCACATGCTTGAACGCGATCAGGCTGACGGCCCCACCACCCTTCCCCGCCGCAGTTTCCTCAAGATCGTCGGCATCGGCGGCCTGGCCCTGGGCGCTTTTCCGCACCTGGCCCTGGCGCAAGAAGCCGATGGTGCTGCCGTAGGGCCGCTCAAACCGACTCAGCAGCCTTCGGCATTCGTACAGATCGCGCCCAATGGCGAAGTCACTGTGACGATCAACCGGTTGGAATTCGGCCAGGGCGTGCAAACCAGCCTGCCGATGATTCTTGCCGAAGAACTCGATGCCGATTGGAGTCTGGTGCGAGCCCGCAACGGCAACAGTGACGCTGCTTACCAGGATCCGATCTTTGGCATGCACCTCACTGGCGGATCCAATTCGATCAAGAACAGCTATACCCAATACCGCGAACTGGGTGCCCGCGCTCGGGCAATGTTGCTCGCTGCTGCGGCAGCGCGCTGGAACGTGGACGTGGCCAGCCTGAACACCCAGGCCGGCATGGTGCTCGGTCCTGCCGGGCGCAAAGCGAGCTACGGCGAACTGGCCGAAGCCGCGATGGCGCTGCCCGTGCCGGAAACGATCACGCTCAAGGATCCCAAGGACTTCCGCATCATTGGCCAGGCCACGACACGCATCGACTCCAAGGCCAAGAGCAGCGGCCAACAGGCTTTCGGCATCGACATGCACCTGCCGGGGCAACTCACCGCTGTCGTCGCCCGGCCGCCGGTGTTCGGCGCCCGGATCGCCTCTTTGGATGACAGTGCGGCGCGTGCAACCCGGGGTGTGAAAGCCGTGTTGCGCGTACCGCTGGACGGCGGTGCCGAAGGTGTTGCGGTGGTCGCCGACAGTTACTGGCAGGCAAAGCTGGCACGCGATGCGCTGAAAGTGGAGTGGAATGCGAACGCTGTAGAAAAAGTGGACAGCGAGAAACAACTGGTTCAATACCGGGAACTGGCCAGCCAGCCCGGCCCGCTGCATTTTGATGCTGACATGACGCCGCTTGCTACCGCGCCGCATCAACTGGACGCCGAGTTCGTGTTTCCGTACCTCGCCCATGCGCCGATGGAGCCCCTCAATTGCACCGTGCAGCTAGCCGGGGATGGCGCCCAACTGTGGGTCGGTACGCAGTTCCCCGGCGGTGATGGTGCCGCGGCTGCCAAGGTGCTGGACCTCAAGCCAGAGCAGATCAGGGTGAACGTGCAGACCGCCGGCGGTGGTTTTGGCCGGCGCGGCGTGCCCACCAACGATTCCGTCGTGCTGGCTTGCGAGGTCGCCAAGGCCGCACGCACCGCCGGCGTCAATGCCGCTATCCGCACCCTCTGGAGCCGGGAGGACGACATAAAGGGGGGCTACTATCGCCCCATGCACCTGCACCGTGCGCGCATCGGTTTTGACGACAGTGGCAAGGTACTCGCCTGGGATCACGCCCTGGTCGGACAATCCATCATGACCGGTACGGTGTTTGGTGGGCAGGTGAAGAACGGCATCGATCCTACCGCGACTGAAGGGATGCGCAATCCCTATCCGCTGCCGATGCGCCTGACAGTTCATCACCCTAAACTCAATGTGCCCGTGCTGTGGTGGCGAAGCGTGGGTTCAACCCATACGGCCTTCGTGATGGAAACGTTGATTGATGAGATCGCCCGGACGACCAAGCAGGATCCAGTGGCTTACAGGATGAAACTGTTTGGCGATCAAAGCCCACGCCATCGCGCGGCGTTGCAGCTGGCGGTGGATAAGAGCGAGTACGGTAAACGCCAGTTAGCGGCTGGCCATGCCTGGGGTGTGGCGGTGCACGAGTCCTTCAGTTCGGTGGTGGCTTACGTCGTCGAAGCGTCGGTGCAGAACGGTCGTCCGGTGCTGCACCGGGCGACCGCAGGCGTCCATTGCAACCTGGTCGTCAACCCACGCAGCGTGGAAGCCCAGGTACAAGGCGCTGCGCTGATGGGGTTGTCGATGTGCCTGCCGGGTGGCGCCGTCACCCTGAAAGACGGCGTCGTGCAGCAGAGCAATTTCGCTGACTTCAGCGTGCCGCGCATCACCGATATGCCGGAGTTTGCCGTGCACATCGTGCCAAGCGCCGAACCACCCACGGGGATGGGTGAGCCCGGCCTGCCGGCGTTGGCCCCGGCTTTTGCCAATGCCATCGCAAGTCTCACGGGCAAGCCGCTGCGTGAGTTGCCGTTCAAGTTGGCGTGA
- a CDS encoding YkgJ family cysteine cluster protein yields the protein MENNAIRFACNGCGICCKGRLIPLTLDEARQWLQRGHEVAVVLEAFDESTWPSEPRQFAHSAQRAVEVTSGDAQIRVVAVLAGNALTQCRNLGDDGRCGIYEERPLVCRIYPMEINPFVALRPADKACPPEVWEAGEVLFTDRVVDPILTDQIERSRQADRDDARAKIALCEAMGMNVTAWKGNALAVYFPDRAQLAEAIMRYDHAPVAPARRDWKVRVETPALAQRLGQAGVALDDRRSAGYIFQNL from the coding sequence ATGGAAAACAACGCGATCCGCTTTGCCTGCAACGGTTGCGGGATTTGCTGCAAGGGTCGGCTGATTCCACTGACGCTGGACGAGGCAAGACAGTGGCTGCAGCGCGGACATGAGGTGGCGGTGGTACTGGAGGCGTTCGATGAGTCAACCTGGCCTTCGGAGCCTCGACAATTCGCCCACAGCGCCCAACGGGCCGTGGAAGTCACCAGTGGCGATGCCCAGATTCGAGTCGTTGCGGTACTCGCGGGCAATGCGCTGACGCAGTGCCGCAATCTCGGCGACGATGGTCGTTGCGGCATCTATGAAGAGCGGCCTTTGGTCTGTCGCATCTACCCGATGGAAATCAATCCGTTCGTTGCCCTGCGTCCCGCCGACAAGGCCTGTCCTCCTGAGGTATGGGAGGCGGGCGAGGTCTTGTTTACCGACCGCGTCGTCGATCCGATTCTGACCGATCAGATCGAACGTTCCCGCCAGGCGGACAGGGACGATGCCCGGGCCAAGATTGCGCTGTGTGAAGCGATGGGCATGAACGTCACCGCTTGGAAAGGTAACGCGTTGGCGGTGTACTTTCCAGATCGAGCACAGTTGGCTGAGGCGATCATGCGCTACGACCACGCCCCCGTGGCACCGGCACGCCGGGATTGGAAAGTGCGGGTCGAGACGCCGGCCTTGGCCCAACGATTGGGGCAAGCGGGTGTCGCGCTGGATGATCGACGGTCAGCCGGCTATATCTTTCAGAATCTTTAG
- a CDS encoding NADPH-dependent FMN reductase yields MSRHIVVLAGSNRGDSQSLKVARYLRQRLTDLNLCDASDLIDLAACRLPLWPEKDHDEVWRTQQSILAKATALIVISPEWNGMACPALKNFFLYAGINELGHKPALLVGVSAGLGGAYPIAELRASSYKNCRITYLPEQLIIRHVESLLNGQEPVHEDDNRIRGRADWVLRMLCQYEVAFREIRLALEHPPAFSTGM; encoded by the coding sequence ATGAGTCGCCACATCGTTGTGCTGGCGGGCTCCAACCGAGGGGACAGTCAGTCACTCAAAGTAGCGCGCTATCTGCGCCAGCGACTGACGGATCTCAACCTGTGTGACGCCAGCGACTTGATTGACCTGGCCGCCTGCCGACTGCCGCTTTGGCCGGAAAAAGACCACGATGAGGTGTGGCGTACCCAACAGTCGATTCTTGCCAAAGCGACGGCACTGATCGTGATCAGCCCGGAGTGGAATGGCATGGCCTGCCCCGCGCTGAAGAACTTCTTCCTCTATGCGGGGATCAATGAACTCGGGCACAAGCCCGCGCTGTTGGTGGGCGTCTCGGCTGGACTTGGCGGCGCCTATCCCATCGCAGAGTTACGTGCGTCGAGCTACAAGAATTGTCGGATCACGTACTTGCCTGAACAGCTGATCATTCGGCATGTGGAGTCATTGCTTAACGGCCAGGAGCCGGTCCACGAAGACGACAATCGCATTCGGGGCCGGGCTGATTGGGTGTTGCGCATGCTCTGCCAGTATGAAGTTGCGTTTCGCGAGATACGGCTGGCGCTCGAACATCCTCCGGCGTTTTCTACCGGTATGTAA
- a CDS encoding MalY/PatB family protein, protein MTFDFDTVLERHGTGSTKWSRYPADVLPMWVADMDFPAPPVVINALYKRLEHPMLGYSVAQDSLRAAIVADLWNKYAWRVEPLQIVFLPGVEPGFNMALHALVEPGQNVVVQVPNYPPLRNAPAHWQLNKVELPFNPLSGEFHTPLAALRDALQGGGALLLSNPHNPLGKVFAREELKAVADICLEQNAWIISDEIHAELCFDGRVHIPTATLSPEIAERTITLMSASKAYNIAGLKTSFAIIQNAKVRERVNSARAGMVDSVNALGLEATRAAYSEAGPWLEELKTYLQANRDYLVDAVKTRLPGITMTVPQGTYLAWLDCSGLGLDDPQGFFLKEARVGLSAGLDFGDDAGQFVRLNFGCPRALLEEGIARMERSLKARG, encoded by the coding sequence ATGACTTTCGATTTCGACACGGTATTGGAGCGCCACGGTACCGGTAGCACCAAGTGGAGTCGCTACCCCGCCGATGTGTTGCCCATGTGGGTGGCTGATATGGACTTCCCTGCTCCGCCGGTGGTCATCAACGCGCTATACAAACGCCTCGAACACCCGATGCTCGGCTACAGCGTGGCCCAGGACTCACTGCGCGCCGCCATCGTTGCGGACCTCTGGAACAAGTACGCCTGGCGCGTCGAACCCCTGCAAATCGTATTTTTGCCAGGTGTCGAACCAGGGTTCAACATGGCGCTGCACGCCTTGGTGGAGCCTGGGCAGAATGTTGTGGTACAGGTGCCCAATTACCCGCCGCTGCGTAATGCCCCCGCTCACTGGCAACTGAACAAAGTTGAACTGCCGTTCAACCCGCTCAGCGGCGAATTCCACACGCCCCTGGCCGCGCTGCGTGACGCGTTGCAGGGTGGCGGTGCGCTGTTGCTGAGTAACCCTCACAACCCGTTGGGCAAGGTGTTTGCCCGGGAAGAACTCAAGGCTGTGGCAGATATCTGCCTGGAACAGAATGCCTGGATCATCTCTGACGAAATTCATGCCGAGCTGTGCTTTGACGGTCGTGTGCACATCCCCACCGCCACCCTCAGCCCGGAGATTGCCGAGCGCACCATCACCCTGATGTCGGCCAGCAAGGCCTACAACATTGCCGGGCTGAAAACTTCATTCGCCATCATTCAAAACGCCAAGGTGCGCGAGCGGGTCAACAGCGCGCGGGCCGGCATGGTGGATAGCGTCAACGCCTTGGGCCTTGAAGCGACCCGCGCGGCGTACAGCGAAGCTGGCCCGTGGCTGGAAGAATTGAAGACCTACCTGCAAGCCAACCGCGACTACCTGGTCGACGCCGTGAAGACCCGCCTGCCAGGCATCACCATGACCGTGCCCCAGGGCACTTACCTGGCCTGGCTGGATTGCTCGGGCCTGGGGTTGGACGACCCGCAGGGCTTCTTCCTGAAAGAAGCCAGGGTAGGCCTGAGCGCCGGACTGGATTTTGGCGACGATGCCGGGCAGTTCGTGCGCTTGAACTTCGGCTGCCCACGGGCGCTGCTCGAGGAAGGGATTGCGCGGATGGAGCGTAGCCTGAAGGCTAGGGGCTGA
- a CDS encoding AraC family transcriptional regulator ligand-binding domain-containing protein, whose translation MRETDRIEREAVNHSPQRFHRGKLGQVLERFLDSHAGARQKDYNLIELDQLWREAAHVDPAIGLKLFALFTPQDWHVLAYLCLYSPDVLSSMQLWARYAALASDTDTVRLLNDENGLGVELSVDAPGDLARHVVEHYGVMAITQLRRGTGQDIQPTLARFAHSRPSYYQQYRQWFGDRIEFDCLVNRFYFDAPSTRLPMQTRHHGMLELLTQELDRRVAAHRHFTGWSARLADGVRRSLAKGETPTLVDLAQALHQTPRTLRRRLEEQGTTFRQLLDQVRAELELLLEMQGEPQAQIAAQLGYSDTTAYLHARRRWRAVK comes from the coding sequence ATGCGCGAAACGGACAGAATCGAGCGAGAAGCGGTCAATCATTCACCCCAACGCTTTCACCGGGGCAAATTGGGCCAGGTACTGGAGCGTTTCCTGGACAGTCATGCTGGCGCGAGGCAAAAAGACTACAACCTGATCGAACTGGACCAGCTCTGGCGCGAGGCGGCGCACGTCGATCCGGCGATCGGCTTGAAATTGTTTGCGCTGTTTACGCCTCAGGACTGGCACGTCCTGGCTTATCTCTGCCTGTACAGCCCTGACGTCTTGTCGTCCATGCAGCTTTGGGCGCGGTACGCAGCGCTCGCCTCGGACACCGACACGGTGCGCTTGCTCAACGATGAAAACGGCCTGGGGGTCGAGTTGAGTGTCGATGCGCCGGGGGATTTGGCGCGGCACGTCGTCGAACATTACGGCGTGATGGCCATTACGCAATTACGGCGAGGAACGGGACAGGATATACAGCCGACGCTTGCCAGATTCGCCCATTCGCGACCATCGTATTACCAGCAATACCGCCAATGGTTCGGCGACCGTATCGAGTTCGACTGCCTGGTTAATCGTTTCTACTTCGATGCCCCGAGCACGCGGTTGCCGATGCAGACACGTCATCACGGCATGTTGGAGCTGTTGACACAGGAGCTCGACCGCCGGGTTGCCGCGCATCGCCATTTCACCGGTTGGTCGGCCAGGCTGGCCGACGGTGTTCGGCGATCACTCGCCAAAGGCGAAACGCCAACGCTGGTCGATCTGGCGCAAGCACTGCACCAGACGCCGAGGACCTTGCGCAGGCGCCTTGAGGAACAAGGCACGACCTTCAGGCAGTTACTCGACCAGGTCCGCGCCGAACTGGAGTTGCTCCTGGAAATGCAAGGCGAGCCCCAGGCGCAGATCGCCGCCCAACTGGGTTACAGCGATACGACCGCCTATTTGCATGCACGACGCAGATGGCGTGCCGTTAAGTAA